In Oryzias melastigma strain HK-1 linkage group LG14, ASM292280v2, whole genome shotgun sequence, the DNA window GACAACGACAAAACGACCATCAAGGTAAACACGCTcagcaataaaaacagtaaatgatGCCATAAGTGAGCGAGATCTGAAATGACAAAATGACTGTCCTTGGAAACGAAATTCAAAAGAGACGTTTTGgaattgctttctttttttacgcTGAGCTATAAAGCCAAAAATGAAAGTGTCTAAAACATCATCATTTGATTCCACCTCACTAGTGTTTAGGACTTTGCAGCAGATTCTCTATTTGGAATTTCACAATCTTTCTGGGAGGACGTCCAGTTCCTCTGATGTCACAAAGACCGGCTCTGTGATTGGCTAAGCAGGCTGCAGGAGCAAATCAGGATAGTTAGTGTTGGGTGTCCTCTTGGTCATTGGTGCAATTGGTGCAATGtaacaaaagtcaaagttttgtaggaaaaattccaacattttctgttttaaaatatatattctttttgaatcaaaattaaagcatgttttcatctaaagtccatcttatttatttcttttatgacCTCAATTACCAATTTGACGCATTCATCTGCTCCTGCATCGACCCTTCTGTCAAACTTAAGAACCCCTTGTGGCCCACAAGGCAAAAACTCTGCCCACcccgtgttaaaaacaccaaaaacacctggagtgggtccttaaagggaaaccaaacagggaaattggaggctgactccccccacagctgaaatttgaaaatccagtcagaggggtggggcttgggggcaggacttatcattactggagatcatgacgtcagacttctgaaacttaaatGGTATGACCAATCCCAAaactcaactgtaatacctcatttcaacctgtagggggcagaacacagacggtttttaagaattaaacaagtttattttaatttatcgaATATTTTGCTCTGAccaacagaaaacacttttaaagctccacttatagaagtcaacagacaaaaaaagcggatttatggtttggttaccctttaactaaTTGTTAAGGATCTGGGATCTAAAGGGGAGGAGCTTCATAGTGCAGTAAAAGAGCTTCAGAGAAACTCAATCAAAGTAAAAGGAGAGttcaatttttctctttttttttttacacagaaattAAAGACTAAAATTAACGAGCAGAACCTGAAAGGTGACCCGTCCCGTCACTCCTGGGAGTCCAGAGGTTGGACTTTGTGAGGCGACAGCAGAGTGGCGAGGAGGGAAAGCAGAACTCTGCAGCTCAGAGACCTGACCGTCTGATCCTTCGGGAGGTAATCCCTGTCGTTCCGTGTTTGGGAACGCTTCAACTATCTCAGCTTTTATCTGGGCCGAGCGATGCTGTGCAGCAGCGGATTCACCTCACATCTGATATGCAGCTTCAACACAACAACCACTGATAACACATTTGTCAGGCCGCTCACGTCGGCCTGGCGGAACATCACGTACCAAAAGGGTTACGGATCTGTAACCAAGCAAAGGgagccaaaaacaaaagtgtgacAAACACACTAAGTGCATTTCCCTGAGGGGTAACTCGGAGCTGCAGCTGCAAATGTAATTACATCTTGTTTTCTCCGCTCATCTGTACTTCTTAGTAAGCCCCGCCCTCTGctgcacacactcacaaacaccTCCAGGAGGAGGCGAAACGCAGACCGCAGCAGAACGGAGCGATGTCCAAACACACGGAGCTGCCGTTCCGGCTGGACTCCCAGCTGACGGAGGTGATGCGGCTGCGGGTTCAGTCTCTGCAGCAGCGCAGCCAGAAGAGGCAGGACGGCGAGCGGCTGCTGCGGCCCAACGAGGCCGTGTACCGGCTGGACTTCTCCCAGCAGTCCCTACGCTTCTCCCACTGGACGGTGCGGCTGGCGCAGCCGGGGCGCCTCACCATCACGGCCACCTCGCAGCTCTGGACGCCGGACCTCACCAACCTGATGACGCGGCAGCTGCTGGAGCCCGCCGGGGTCTTCTGGAGAGGGTCGGCGGACGCGACGGTGAGCTGCTATGAGGCGGACGCGGCGGAATTTGGGGAAAGGATCGCCGAGCTGGCAAAAGTAAGGAAGGtgatgtacttcctgtttgcgtTTGCGGACGGCTGCAGCCCCGAGAGCGTCGACGGCTCCATCACCTTCACGGTGGACTCCTAAGAACACTTCCCGTCAAACGAAGCCTTCACATCTGAtttaataacaaataataaactTGTAATCATTAAAACAGACGTTTCTGAGTTTTCTTTGGTGAAATTAGCGCCGTGTTCTTCAGACTTTCAACCTCCTGTGTGACAAACAGGAAGCCCCCCCGAGGGTTGGCTGCCTCCGAGTCCCGCGTGAGGTGATGCGGAGAGACGAGGAGCGAACAGGTTCCTCCTGACTCCAAAGACAGGAAGGGAGGAATGTGGACTtcacttctcctcctcttcctcctccttcgcTCCTGTGTGCAGCCAGAAGGACGCCACGGCGAGCAAAGACCTGCGTCCTGTCAGGGCAAACTCGCTCGATCTGCTAAACCTCAAGAGGCCGCTTTCTTAGAAAAAATTCAGAGACTCAAGAGACTCGATTCCATTGATCTGACAAACATGAATGAATGCAGAGAATCAGTTCAAGTCTGTTAGAATTCAAACTTCTGCTCTCCTGAAAgtgataaaaatcaattttcattcCTGAATCAGAATCTTCCAAATCACACTGGTACTGGTGCCTCTGTCGAAGAGTTCAATGACCACAAATAGAAAAGCCAACAAGCTCCCATCAACAGAACGTCTGGGCTTCCGACACGCTACAGTCGGAATTCACTGAATTTCTGAGTCTTTAGGAATCCAGaaaaccacagagaaaaacagagactcaaacagagaaaacagTGAAGAGCAGCTCTGAAAATGACATCAGTACAAGAACATGAGGATTCAGGTGGTCAGTAAAGAACCAGATGAAACAAGCCGAGTTCTTTTGGGACTCAGTTCAGCTCAGAGTTCATGATCCAACAGTCAGAAAGACCATAACGGAGCATGGTGTTGGGAGTGTGATGGTCTGGAGCTGCACCCTGATTAAAGAAATAtcaataaattatgtttttaacaacaTCCTGAAGAATTCTTGTCCTTCAGTTCATGACAAACTCTGAAGTTTCTGGGTTCTTCACAGATCATTGATACACGTCCACAAACAAGCCAACAGACGAGCTAAGTTTAAGAAGAACATGTGGATGTGATCAAGACAGAgaaggagaaaaatgtcaaaggaaAGACATGGATGAACTTACTTTTTGCCACAGAGACTCTCTGGAGGCCAGACTGGAACACGCAGCGACGAACCAGCAGTTCCCCAGCTGCCCCTGGTGGAGGTCATGTGCACTGATGCCATCGACAAACAGGTGAGGGTCCTCACACAGCTCCTGCACGCCAAACACCGCAGATCAGTCTGGTGCAGCGCCGTCATTGGTTTCATCACATTTATGAGTTTTACGATAATATCGCTGAGCAAACCAGGTCTAAATAATTAtgacaaataaaactaatttgaaTGTAAAAAGAATCTAAATGTAcgttaattacatttttgactttaatGATTATTCTGTCTTCTGAAAAAAGGTATAGAAGACAAAAACCTAAAGTTCTTACTGAgtcataaacacttttttactttgagaTCTGAAAaacctctgaaaaaaaaatccaggtttGTCAAAGTAAGTCAAAGTAAGACAAACTCTGGAAAGACACtaaagaaattcagaaaaaaagaccaGTCCAGACAACccctaaaaatactaaaaacacatGGAACAAACTCTGgaaa includes these proteins:
- the ompb gene encoding olfactory marker protein b, which translates into the protein MSKHTELPFRLDSQLTEVMRLRVQSLQQRSQKRQDGERLLRPNEAVYRLDFSQQSLRFSHWTVRLAQPGRLTITATSQLWTPDLTNLMTRQLLEPAGVFWRGSADATVSCYEADAAEFGERIAELAKVRKVMYFLFAFADGCSPESVDGSITFTVDS